Proteins co-encoded in one Nematostella vectensis chromosome 15, jaNemVect1.1, whole genome shotgun sequence genomic window:
- the LOC5500913 gene encoding neuropeptide FF receptor 1, whose product MKTNTSQTDNTSETSTSPLSTPIFEIQLVCYSVIAGVSIFGNSLIWWKIHHRPRRRISDFFIINLSLSDILTGLLSIPLDLAERLSKGWPFWGFMCKIVYPLQTVLMAVTVLTLLGISAERYRAVITPMKRKPTRNTIISIICILWGISIVVAIPYMTVLKYDNMECYEVWSSRAHVAIYTVSIFVLLYVIPLTIITLCYVRIGLRLKQDMRSFRKIMARCSRNPHMTNVLSRRSDNNLHLCKVFALVVMVFAICQLPNHVIYLWHDLGRGGDWVYYSDVLPLCHILTYLNSALDPFALGMLECGCLGNRRVFLRRGRAERPWNKKMNEGSLRPLKESSGRSDSSDNNIQAQGGGQPKANNMTHEFVDKVTVL is encoded by the coding sequence TGTTACTCAGTCATTGCCGGCGTCAGTATTTTCGGTAATTCTCTAATATGGTGGAAGATTCATCATCGGCCAAGGCGGAGAATTAGCGATTTTTTCATCATCAACTTATCACTCAGTGACATTCTCACGGGTTTGCTGAGCATACCACTTGACCTGGCTGAGAGATTGTCGAAAGGTTGGCCTTTTTGGGGTTTCATGTGCAAAATTGTATATCCTTTGCAGACTGTTTTGATGGCAGTCACAGTTTTAACACTCCTCGGGATAAGTGCTGAACGATATCGAGCAGTAATTACACCAATGAAGAGAAAGCCAACTAGAAATACCATTATTAGTATAATATGCATTTTATGGGGAATCAGTATTGTTGTTGCTATTCCTTATATGACAGTGCTAAAGTATGACAATATGGAATGCTACGAAGTTTGGTCGTCAAGAGCGCACGTGGCCATCTATACTGTCTCTATCTTCGTACTCTTGTACGTGATACCGCTGACCATAATAACGCTTTGTTACGTAAGGATCGGTCTTCGACTTAAGCAGGACATGAGGTCATTTCGCAAAATCATGGCTCGTTGCTCTAGAAATCCTCACATGACTAATGTCCTGTCTCGACGTAGCGATAATAATTTGCATCTTTGTAAGGTTTTCGCGCTCGTGGTCATGGTGTTTGCAATATGCCAGCTACCTAATCATGTGATCTACCTGTGGCATGATCTTGGCCGTGGTGGGGATTGGGTCTACTATTCTGATGTGTTACCGCTGTGTCACATACTGACGTATCTTAATAGTGCACTTGACCCCTTTGCTCTGGGAATGTTAGAGTGTGGATGTCTTGGAAATAGGAGGGTGTTTCTAAGAAGGGGTAGAGCTGAACGTCCTTGGAATAAGAAGATGAACGAAGGGTCGTTGAGGCCTTTAAAGGAATCAAGTGGAAGATCTGACAGCAGCGATAATAATATCCAAGCACAAGGAGGGGGACAACCGAAGGCAAATAACATGACTCATGAGTTTGTGGACAAAGTGACAGTACTGTAA